A section of the Candidatus Aminicenantes bacterium genome encodes:
- a CDS encoding protein BatD gives MMIRSRAVAWVLLLVGLCLPAQQVEFSARVHSQRIGLDDKLEFTLTLSGVDNPIPPDLSELRDFFVQSRSQSTEFHMVNGRTSHLTRFEYQLSPKRTGTLTIPALRYEAQGRTLVTKPIRVEVVKGSVAPPPKRRSLFDEDLFALPRERQRSRQPVDVRLITEVSPRNVVSGQQVLVQVRLLTRNTVRAVNLLTEPSIAGFWQEWFPVPRSSAGRMREVDGKEYTEYDIRKVALFPNQSGSLTIPSLEFEIILAENGMSFFSEPRRITRVTKPETIEVRPLPNETAGLPVGDFQLKVDPLPETVKAREMVTLKLRVSGNGNMKTLGVPQLEGGPFFQVFPPKVKRTLNHSGQWLRGTVNAEIPVTFRRAGAVSIPPLELRWWDPVTGQIRIMASDPMTVNVMENQAAGRDEAVPAGGAEVVRRGRDIHHILGGAIRDQSSYWNRSRAYTWLLLLPFLASLAAAIYRGIWEPLVRRSRRLEARRVLSRTLKGLQTQSELGGAAGIVENYLSERLGMKPSRMNAATIARCLEERGVSEREINEFLALKEKIDSKRFAPRSGLQDDRRDLARLGVLLRRIDGKIK, from the coding sequence ATGATGATTCGCTCTCGGGCGGTGGCATGGGTGCTTCTTTTGGTTGGCCTCTGCCTGCCCGCCCAGCAGGTGGAGTTCAGTGCCCGGGTTCATTCCCAGCGCATCGGCCTGGATGATAAGCTGGAGTTTACGCTTACCCTCTCCGGAGTAGACAATCCGATCCCCCCTGATCTTTCTGAACTGAGAGACTTTTTTGTACAATCGCGTTCCCAGTCGACGGAATTTCACATGGTCAACGGCCGAACGTCCCACTTGACCCGATTTGAATACCAGCTGTCACCAAAACGAACCGGCACCTTGACAATCCCGGCATTGCGCTACGAAGCCCAGGGGCGGACGCTGGTCACCAAACCCATCCGGGTGGAAGTGGTGAAAGGCAGCGTGGCGCCTCCACCCAAGCGACGTTCCCTGTTTGACGAAGACCTTTTTGCGCTGCCGCGAGAGCGGCAGCGCAGCCGGCAACCCGTGGATGTTCGTTTGATTACGGAGGTGTCGCCCCGCAACGTGGTTTCCGGCCAGCAGGTCTTGGTCCAGGTGCGATTGTTGACCCGCAACACCGTGCGCGCGGTCAACCTGTTGACCGAGCCCTCCATTGCTGGATTCTGGCAGGAGTGGTTCCCGGTTCCCCGCAGCAGCGCCGGCAGAATGCGGGAAGTGGACGGCAAAGAATACACCGAGTACGATATCCGCAAAGTGGCGCTTTTCCCCAATCAGAGCGGAAGCCTAACCATCCCCTCCCTTGAGTTTGAAATCATCCTGGCTGAAAACGGCATGAGTTTTTTCAGCGAGCCGCGTCGCATCACCCGCGTCACCAAGCCGGAGACCATCGAGGTCCGCCCCCTGCCCAATGAGACGGCGGGCTTGCCCGTGGGTGATTTTCAGTTAAAAGTGGATCCACTACCGGAGACGGTGAAAGCGCGCGAAATGGTTACCCTGAAGCTGCGTGTCAGCGGAAACGGAAACATGAAAACCCTCGGGGTGCCGCAATTGGAGGGGGGGCCGTTTTTCCAGGTGTTCCCGCCCAAAGTGAAGCGAACGCTGAATCATTCCGGGCAATGGCTGCGCGGAACGGTGAATGCGGAAATCCCCGTCACTTTTCGTCGCGCAGGGGCGGTTTCCATCCCGCCCCTGGAGTTGCGCTGGTGGGATCCGGTAACAGGGCAAATTCGCATCATGGCTTCCGATCCCATGACCGTAAACGTAATGGAAAACCAGGCTGCCGGACGGGACGAGGCGGTCCCCGCCGGCGGGGCGGAAGTCGTGCGCCGGGGACGGGACATTCACCACATCCTGGGCGGGGCTATCCGGGATCAATCCAGTTACTGGAACCGATCCCGTGCGTACACCTGGCTGTTGCTGCTGCCGTTTCTGGCGAGCCTGGCCGCGGCGATCTATCGGGGAATCTGGGAGCCCCTGGTGCGGCGCAGCCGTCGCCTGGAGGCCCGGCGTGTGTTATCGCGAACCCTGAAAGGACTGCAAACCCAGAGCGAGCTGGGCGGCGCAGCCGGCATTGTTGAGAATTACCTCAGCGAGCGATTGGGCATGAAACCGTCGCGCATGAACGCCGCAACCATCGCGCGGTGTCTGGAAGAGAGAGGAGTATCGGAACGGGAAATCAATGAATTCCTGGCCCTGAAGGAAAAAATCGATTCCAAACGTTTTGCGCCCCGGTCCGGGCTGCAGGATGACCGCCGGGATCTGGCGCGATTGGGGGTTTTGCTGCGCCGCATTGACGGGAAAATCAAATGA